The window TACTTTATGGAGGCATGTGCACTGTTCATGACAACACGGAGATTCTGTAAGGCCACGTCAGTGTTTTGCTTTACCACCGTCAGGCTGGCACCCTGGCCTGACCTCAGGGCTTCATTCTCGCGTTTGAAGTTGGAGACCTGTGCCTGGGAAAAAAGGGTGGGAAGTCTGCTAAGGACTTTCATGGCTGAGTGGAGACTACTTAAAGGCAGCCCAACAGAAAACACACGTCACCCTTGGTGGAGAGGTGTGGACTTGTCCGTGGGCCCTGGCCCACTCATTCCAACAGGTGCTTTGCCTTGCTGAGGGTATTTCCTAAGGGAGACAAACCCCAACATTTCTCCCTTAACTACAGGATATGCTCAGTATCTAGCCCTAAGAAATGGGGACTTCTTACATGTACACGCCCCACCCTAGAttccaaattattaaaaacatgaaaaatgggaCGAGGAGGAGCATGCCCTCCATTTATTTGAGGCCCTAGTGGAAAACCTGTGCCACCTGATTTTGAAATTGCCTGCTGGGGGTAATATTGTGAACCCAGAAAAGGGTCTCTCATacttttttcagtaccagggatagAATTAGGGACCTTGCACgtgttaggcaaatgctccaccattGGGTCACCTgcccagcccttaaaaaaaaaaattttgtttttaaacttttttttatttatttatcttttatgtggtgcaaaggatcgaacccagtgcctcacatgtgctaggcaagcgctctaccaccccagcctcttttaaaaaattttaaactttaaacttgccaagttgatgaggctggccttgaacttgcgatcctcctgcctcagggtccaaagtagctgggactacaggcatttgccaccatgccctgcaatATCTTTCTCACACTCACATGTGACTCCACGAATGAAAGGGGAAAACACTTAAGATCTTTTCCTTAATTACCTGGAGCAAGTTTATTTCCTGTTTCAGCTTTATGACGTGATTTTCTGCCTTTACAGCCCGTTTCTGTTGcccaaaaaataaacacaaaaagcaTCACTGATAACATAGTCAGCCCAAGAAACTTGTCTGACAAAGGGAGGAGGGAGCTGCTGTCACCcttcctggcccttctcccccCAGTGACAGTGGAGGCCGGCCCCATAAAACCTGTGCTCTGCTTCTGCTCCCCAGAAGAGCATGGCACAATGCCAAGGGACACTGGTCCACCTGAGTGAGAGCTGCACACTCAATACTGTGAGGGCATCTGCCTGACCTCAGGTCCAGCTGGGCCTTCTCTGGAGCTTCCTCCCATCCCACAGGCAGAAGCCTTCCGCACCGTCATCAGCTCCAGGTTCTGCTCCACCTGCTGGACCACTGACTCCAGGTCATGGTAGTCACTCTCTTCCTTGATCATCTTTGCTTCTAGCTTCCGCTCAAGCGTCCTTACCCTTGTCAGAGGAAAAAACCGAGCTGTTAAGTTCATGTGGTCACTTTTGAGAACACTTTGAAAAGCACTTTAATGTGATTAGCTGGATAAAAGCCACTTGGAGCTTGTGTTTAGAACATGTCCTCAGACAGAGGTGAGGCAGCAGTGACCTAGTGCATCTGCACAGGTTTGGGGAGCTGCTCCAAGCTCTGCCCATCCAGTGAGAAGCTGGGCTGGTTTGGGTCTCACCCTGACAAAGCTTTCACAGAGTACAAGAAATGTGCTTGATGTTAGAGTTTTACAATAAAACCCAGACACAGTTCAACTCTGGGCATTTCATTATCACTTAAAAATGGTGATTTTCCTTCGTGGTAGATATTTAAGTTGACTCCTAACTAAAAGCTTACATACATTTCTGTTTGAGTTTCAGAGAAGCTCTGAACCTCATTCAGCTTTCTTCTTAGCTTAGAATTTTCATCTTTCAgctgtagaaaaagaaaatccttattAGAAACTTAAGTGTGTCTCACTCAAAAGGGGCATGTGCTTCTGCAATGGGCTctggaagaatatatatatatatttttaaaataatactgggATCAAATCGAGGGCCCTGCCCATACCAGATGCTGAGCCACACTCTCAGCCCTGGAATTTCTTGATAAATAGAAATGCTCCAGGGAACTGGAGTCATTCTGCAGCACGCTTACATAGATGACCTATTATCACAGACTCCAGTTCTACCCcagcttttaatgtttttaggtgatcataatttttaaacatcCCTTCACTAAGAGCACTCAGCAAGATGTCCCTGAGCCCTTTATTCCAGTCTGTTCCTAGATGGGCCGCACCACTTAAGTCATCACAACACCTCTTAGTAACCAGCAGCACATTTGAGGAGGGCTCTCCTCAGGGGGGTTCTATAGCAGGCTGTCACACGACCAACTGTCTTGTCCCTGAAGCCAGAGCCAGGCCACCCAGAAGCAGAAGGGCCCCAGTCCTCCTCCAGGAGAATACTGCTCAGACCCTTGCACTGTGCTTGTGTGCCAGCCCCTCACTTACTGCTTCATAACTTATCTGCAGTGTCCGCAGGTGTCTGTCTCCCAGAGACTCCACGTGAGTTGTAAACTCTGCACTAGGACTCCCTGCTGGAGATGCCAGAGAGATGCGTGAATCTGTGTCACTCAGTGTCCAGGGGGGCAGAGACTCAGGCCCCGCCAGCTCCGACGgggtggaaaaaaaggaaaggtacGTGCCACAGGGTGATGTGCTGGCCGTGGCCCTGGAGGAGTGAGTCTTTTCCACAGCAGATGGTAAATAGGCCCCATTCCACCCActgtcttcatcttcctcctcctcacccacGATGTCGCCAGCCCCTGTGGGGTCTTCAAAAAATGGCTGCTGATATTCCAGGCCATACCCCACAGTCTGGGGGGTGGGAGAGCTGTGGTCCAGTCCCAATGAGTGCCTTGAGGCTTCCTAAAAACAATAGAGGCAAACACTGAGACCTGGAAGCCACTGCTCACCTTTCTTTCTCTATGCTCAGCCTGGAACATGACAAGAAAGGCCCATCTGTTGCCAAAGGGGCCAAATAGCTGATGAAACCCACAATGCCCCctcctcagcagcagcagcagctgctttACTTTGCCCCACATACTCACATGTCTCATCCAAAGCACCACAACATAGAGAGACGTCCTCTGAAGTGCCAGGGCAACTCCTCAGACTTACCTTTGGATAAATTCTGCTATTGGTCGTGTCATCTTTCGTCAGACCAAGGTTCTTGGTTTTCAGAAACTCTTTAAAGGAGAATGGATTTGCCTCTTCAAGGTCTTCCAGTTTGTCATCTGAAAGAATGGACATCAGGGAGACTGTTAAAGGGGAACCCTCCAAGTCCTCTCTTCCAAGCATGACCACATCATCTCAAGAATGCCATCCTCTGTACCCTGTGACTCAGATGATACCAGTAAACAAGAACTGCCAGAAAAGGGATCAATAAACAGATCTcaattctttccatttctcattCCTGGAATCCCACAGGAACCCCTTGggaatctctcttttttttttttctttttttccggtggtactggggattgaatccagggtttcacacatgctaggcaagtgctgtcaATGAGCTACACCCAGGGCATCTTTATGATGGGCCAGGCTGCCTCTACTCCACAACTAGACACTGGTGTGGGGCTTCAAAGCTCATGTGCTACAAGACTTGGTAACTGCTCTGCCTCAATCCTTCCTCCAACCTCTGTACCCACTGTCCCCCACTATCCCACACCTAACTGCCACACCTAACCCACTGTTAACTGAACCTCTTCCAGGTGCCAATCTCATATATAGGGTTCCTATAATCCCTGCCCTGCTGCCTCTTCGTGCTTCTTGGGTGGGACTGCCCCATCTTCCTGACATCCTGTCTTAGGTTTCCCTGCCCTCACACCCTCTCTTTCTCTAGGGTCAAGATGGCATCCTACCCCCACCTGCTCTTTTGGGCTCCAGGTACACCCCTTGTATCCTGTCATATTGACCACCCGTGGCCAGACATGTGCCTAGCACTATGTGGtggatggaaagaaaaagaaaggatcaCTGAGCTACTCTACCTCCAAAATGGGTCTCGTGAGCTCCTGCTGGGCCTTGCTTAGTACATTTCCCTTTTCCATAGCCAAAATCTGCAAAAAGACATTGTCACTCTACCAAGATTATAGGAAGCTTTATGTgcttggggagggaggggcttGGAGTCTATCAACAGAGGTTCTCACTAAAAAGAAACTCAGGGGACAAGGCGCCAGGGCTCTGGCCCAGGCAGGTGACTTGGCTCCCATACAGTCTGGCAGCCTGGGACTGTGAAGGCACTCCCTGTGAATTCCGGTGCCCATCTGGGTTGGGTGCAGCTCCTGTCTTGTGATGCCCCTAAAGGTACTGGGACCCTGACATAACCATCTGCACCACAACTGTCTAGACGGAATGAGGATGAACTAGATCTAGCCACCACAAGGAGAAAGTGCTCCAGCTCGCTTCCAACTCCCCAACTGAAGGAAGAGCCCCAGTCCTCGCCCCCACCGGGAAGGTCGGGTGATCTCCCTGCTCCACTGCACACTGACCTTCCTGCACTGGGGCTGTCAGCCTGGGGGCGGGTGCTCCCCGAAACCAGACTGTAAGCTCGGGGGGCGCACTCCCGGGCGGCACTCAGTGCGCGCTCAGGGCTCCCTGCTGGGTCCGCGGCTCGGGCAGCCGGCGCCCCGACTCTCACCTGTGTCTCCCACGGAAGCCAGCACCGGGCTAGGGACATAGCACATAAATGTCGGCCGAATGCCGAAGAAATGCGGGTGCAGGTCCCCGCCATGGGGGCGCTCACAGTCTAGCTGGGGGAGACAAGACCGGCGCTCATAGAACGCAGCAGCTGAAAGCGATAAGGAGAGCGGCTTCACCGCGGGCCGGCCAGGCCCCCGCCCCTTCCCCCCGCGGCCGCGGCGGCCCCTCACCGTCGGGAACGACGAGGCTCCGGGCCCTGGACAGCGGGGGCGCACCCGGGCGGCGCGCGTAGCCCGACATCGCCGCGGCGGCCTAGCCGGGCCGCGGCCCTACGGCCCGCCGCCGCGTCGCCGCCGCCGCTCCCATTCTCTGGCCGCCGCTTCCGCCTCACGCGCCGGAAGCGCGCTGAAGCCGTGGCCCGTGTGGGCGGGGCGCGTGCCGGAAGCGGAAGTGACGGCAGAAGCGCGGGGGCGCGATGGCGGCGACGGTGCTGGTGGCTGCGCGGCTGCTGCGCGGCGTCGGGGCCGGAGGCCCGCGGCCCAGGTGAGCCGCGCGGTCGTCCCGGGCTGCCGGGCCTGGCTCCCCCGCGGTTCATGCCGGGGCGGCAGGCGGGGGCGGTCGCTGAGCCCAGAAGCGTCGGCGGTCGGGAAGGACCATCCTCTGTACCGTTGAGCTGCAAGACGAAGAGGGGAGTCGTCATGCCGCGGggcaggcctggggacagagaacTGGGGCTTGGGGGGTGGTGAGCAGGCGCCAAGACCGGAGGGACTTGGCGAGCCGGAACTAGCCCAAGGGGGAACCCGAGTAGGTGCTACCAGGGCCTTCGGGGCCAGGTAGGGGCCGCGGCTTCCGTTAGACTAAGAGGACGCTGTCCCTGTTAGCTGCTGCTCAAGGGACTTCCTGTTGGAAGCCTGTTTCCCGGTGGTAGTCGTGAAGACCCGAAAAGCGCAGCCTCCCGGCCTCCGGCCCGGTAACTGAGCCAGGGTCTCGATCACTCTTTTGTGTACTCAATGCAGAATTTTTGAGACTGCTGAGGAAGGggtatttcaggttttttttttttttttttaggaaagttattttaataaatgacttAGTGAATTAATGCTaacaaaagatttaaaagataatttgatGAATCTTCAGAAACGGAGATGTTGACTTTTAATGTGGACGGAACATGACTGCACAGAAGCAGTCTTCACAAGTGCACCGCCTTGAGTTTGTTGTAACTGGGCTTTTCCTCTAGGTTTGGACCCTCTGCACACAGACAGTTTAGTAGCGGAGGCGCCTATCCCAACAtccctctgtcttctcccttACCTGGAGTACCCAAGCCTGTATTTGCTACAGTCGATGGACAGGAAAAATTTGAAACCAAAGTTACCAGGCTGGATAATGGGCTTCAAGTGGCATCTCAAAATAAGTTTGGACAGTTTTGTACAGTAGGAAGTAAGTACTATGGTGTGCTGCAAGTGTTCCCTGGTATTTTAATGTGGCGTGCTTTTGTTGATTGTTGGTTGTAATTAGCATGTCATATTTAGAGTGGAAGCACGTTACAAGCCTGAAAACTTCACCAAAATATGACTGCCAAGTGTCCATTTTGGGTGGTAACATTTAGGGTATAGTCCTCCCCCCAACTTTGACCTTTCTATGATTTGTAAGTTTTCATCTCAGTGTAGGATTTCACAGTGTGACAGTGTGTATATCTGTAAGGATGGTGAGCATGTTTATTACCTTCACGAAGTTTTGACTTAAATCATAGTCACAGCTTTGAACAGTTtgtcttacttagatttcctatTTTGAGTATCTGATTTAACCTGTCCATTTACTTTTTGTCATCAGTTCTTATTAATTCAGGATCAAGATATGAAGCGAAGTATTTTAGCGGAATTGCTCACTTTTTGGAAAAATTGGCATTTTCGGTCAGTGTTCAATTTGTTTGGTGTTTcatgtgtgcgtgcgtgcgtgcgtgcgtgtactgaggatcaaacccagagcgttatgcatgctgggcaggtgctctaccactgagttatgcccTCAAGCACTCAATTTGGAATTTTTGAGGCTGCTGAGGAAGGggtatttcagtttttctttttttaggaaagttattttaataaatgacttAGTGAATTAATGCTAACAAAAGATTTAGAA is drawn from Urocitellus parryii isolate mUroPar1 chromosome 4, mUroPar1.hap1, whole genome shotgun sequence and contains these coding sequences:
- the Entr1 gene encoding endosome-associated-trafficking regulator 1 isoform X1; this translates as MSGYARRPGAPPLSRARSLVVPDAAAFYERRSCLPQLDCERPHGGDLHPHFFGIRPTFMCYVPSPVLASVGDTDFGYGKGKCTKQGPAGAHETHFGDDKLEDLEEANPFSFKEFLKTKNLGLTKDDTTNSRIYPKEASRHSLGLDHSSPTPQTVGYGLEYQQPFFEDPTGAGDIVGEEEEDEDSGWNGAYLPSAVEKTHSSRATASTSPCGTYLSFFSTPSELAGPESLPPWTLSDTDSRISLASPAGSPSAEFTTHVESLGDRHLRTLQISYEALKDENSKLRRKLNEVQSFSETQTEMVRTLERKLEAKMIKEESDYHDLESVVQQVEQNLELMTKRAVKAENHVIKLKQEINLLQAQVSNFKRENEALRSGQGASLTVVKQNTDVALQNLRVVMNSAHASIKQLVSGAETLNFVAEILKSIDRISEIKDEEKS
- the Entr1 gene encoding endosome-associated-trafficking regulator 1 isoform X2 — protein: MSGYARRPGAPPLSRARSLVVPDAAAFYERRSCLPQLDCERPHGGDLHPHFFGIRPTFMCYVPSPVLASVGDTDDKLEDLEEANPFSFKEFLKTKNLGLTKDDTTNSRIYPKEASRHSLGLDHSSPTPQTVGYGLEYQQPFFEDPTGAGDIVGEEEEDEDSGWNGAYLPSAVEKTHSSRATASTSPCGTYLSFFSTPSELAGPESLPPWTLSDTDSRISLASPAGSPSAEFTTHVESLGDRHLRTLQISYEALKDENSKLRRKLNEVQSFSETQTEMVRTLERKLEAKMIKEESDYHDLESVVQQVEQNLELMTKRAVKAENHVIKLKQEINLLQAQVSNFKRENEALRSGQGASLTVVKQNTDVALQNLRVVMNSAHASIKQLVSGAETLNFVAEILKSIDRISEIKDEEKS
- the Entr1 gene encoding endosome-associated-trafficking regulator 1 isoform X4, coding for MSGYARRPGAPPLSRARSLVVPDDDKLEDLEEANPFSFKEFLKTKNLGLTKDDTTNSRIYPKEASRHSLGLDHSSPTPQTVGYGLEYQQPFFEDPTGAGDIVGEEEEDEDSGWNGAYLPSAVEKTHSSRATASTSPCGTYLSFFSTPSELAGPESLPPWTLSDTDSRISLASPAGSPSAEFTTHVESLGDRHLRTLQISYEALKDENSKLRRKLNEVQSFSETQTEMVRTLERKLEAKMIKEESDYHDLESVVQQVEQNLELMTKRAVKAENHVIKLKQEINLLQAQVSNFKRENEALRSGQGASLTVVKQNTDVALQNLRVVMNSAHASIKQLVSGAETLNFVAEILKSIDRISEIKDEEKS
- the Entr1 gene encoding endosome-associated-trafficking regulator 1 isoform X3, which translates into the protein MSGYARRPGAPPLSRARSLVVPDDFGYGKGKCTKQGPAGAHETHFGDDKLEDLEEANPFSFKEFLKTKNLGLTKDDTTNSRIYPKEASRHSLGLDHSSPTPQTVGYGLEYQQPFFEDPTGAGDIVGEEEEDEDSGWNGAYLPSAVEKTHSSRATASTSPCGTYLSFFSTPSELAGPESLPPWTLSDTDSRISLASPAGSPSAEFTTHVESLGDRHLRTLQISYEALKDENSKLRRKLNEVQSFSETQTEMVRTLERKLEAKMIKEESDYHDLESVVQQVEQNLELMTKRAVKAENHVIKLKQEINLLQAQVSNFKRENEALRSGQGASLTVVKQNTDVALQNLRVVMNSAHASIKQLVSGAETLNFVAEILKSIDRISEIKDEEKS